In the genome of Pelagibacterium nitratireducens, one region contains:
- a CDS encoding thermonuclease family protein: MRVRANFGRARFTAQPRRRAPMVLEPLVALIAVAALGWVAIERGYVEVPGFEVPEAASGYETIVHHFSLCAGSGRTCVIDGDTIRIEGQSVRIADIDTPEVRDYGCAEEKALGDRATLRMLELVNGGGFTMTLWDHRDADMYGRKLRVLERDGQSLGMMLVAEGLARPWGGARESWCS; this comes from the coding sequence ATGCGGGTGAGAGCGAATTTCGGGCGGGCGCGGTTTACGGCGCAGCCGCGGCGGCGGGCGCCGATGGTGCTCGAGCCGCTGGTTGCGCTGATCGCGGTGGCGGCACTGGGCTGGGTGGCGATCGAGCGGGGCTATGTCGAGGTTCCCGGGTTCGAGGTGCCGGAGGCGGCTTCAGGCTACGAGACGATCGTGCACCATTTCTCGCTGTGCGCGGGGAGCGGGCGGACCTGCGTGATCGATGGGGATACGATCCGGATCGAGGGGCAATCGGTGCGGATTGCCGATATCGATACGCCCGAAGTGCGCGATTACGGCTGCGCCGAGGAAAAGGCGCTCGGTGACCGGGCGACGCTTCGGATGCTCGAACTGGTCAATGGGGGCGGGTTCACCATGACGCTCTGGGATCATCGCGACGCCGACATGTACGGGCGCAAGCTTCGGGTGCTCGAACGCGACGGACAATCGCTGGGCATGATGCTGGTTGCCGAAGGGCTGGCGCGCCCCTGGGGTGGCGCGCGCGAAAGCTGGTGCAGCTGA
- a CDS encoding SlyX family protein, which yields MAENHEQRLIALEERLAHQDQTIEELSAVITGQWREIDRLKRQLAMIDDQIAAVEQLARTGKAEPPPPHY from the coding sequence ATGGCCGAAAACCACGAACAACGGCTCATCGCCCTCGAAGAGCGTCTGGCCCATCAGGACCAGACCATCGAGGAGCTAAGCGCCGTTATCACCGGCCAGTGGCGCGAAATCGACAGGCTCAAGCGCCAGCTCGCCATGATCGACGACCAGATCGCCGCCGTCGAACAGCTTGCCCGCACCGGCAAGGCCGAGCCTCCTCCGCCCCATTATTGA
- a CDS encoding GNAT family N-acetyltransferase: MDVVDVRIDPFPSQRELSDLWRATWEIDGVSDFQSILTRSLTHVGAYLGDRIIGFTNMAWDGGIHGFLVDACVHPDFRDHGIGQSMVEAALKVARKRGLQKVHVDFEPHLRDFYLSCGFKPTDAGVLTID, from the coding sequence ATGGACGTCGTCGACGTACGGATCGATCCGTTTCCCAGCCAGCGCGAACTCTCCGATCTCTGGCGGGCCACGTGGGAGATCGATGGAGTTTCCGATTTCCAGTCCATTCTCACCCGCAGCCTCACCCATGTCGGCGCCTATCTTGGAGACCGCATCATCGGTTTTACCAACATGGCCTGGGATGGCGGCATTCACGGGTTTCTGGTCGATGCCTGCGTACACCCCGATTTCCGTGACCACGGGATCGGCCAGTCCATGGTCGAAGCGGCCCTCAAGGTCGCCCGCAAGCGCGGATTGCAGAAAGTCCATGTGGACTTCGAGCCCCATCTGCGCGATTTCTACCTCTCCTGCGGCTTCAAGCCCACCGACGCCGGGGTTTTGACCATCGACTAA
- a CDS encoding PfkB family carbohydrate kinase, translated as MFVVAGESLIDLVARPHEAGAAMEMSAHEGGSPYNCAIALAKLGQKSGFLCPISKDTFGDLLMGPLNDAGVVPLISERSDCNTTLAVVTRNAKGLPAYAFYRKGTAERDISREKLMAALPETIDVFQIGGFLPIEAEDAQIWLDVVGEVAARGAVLSIDPNVRPSLISDFVGYKERLGAFLDLAHIVKVSDEDLAALDGSMSIEAHAKSLLARPNVELVVVTMGEQGSRAFTASAEAKAPIHRPAVFGDTVGAGDSLMAGVLAALADRDGLAVGRLGALDGEALGEVLAFGAVTAGLNCGFVGCHPPSRAEVEAVLKSA; from the coding sequence ATGTTCGTGGTTGCAGGGGAAAGCCTTATCGATCTTGTCGCCAGACCGCATGAGGCGGGCGCGGCGATGGAAATGAGCGCCCATGAGGGCGGGTCGCCCTACAATTGCGCCATTGCGCTGGCCAAGCTGGGCCAGAAATCGGGGTTTTTATGCCCGATCTCCAAGGACACGTTCGGCGATCTGCTGATGGGGCCGCTCAATGATGCCGGGGTCGTGCCGCTGATTTCCGAGCGGTCCGACTGCAATACGACGCTGGCGGTGGTGACGCGCAATGCCAAAGGCCTGCCGGCCTATGCGTTCTATCGCAAGGGTACCGCCGAGCGCGATATCTCGCGCGAGAAACTGATGGCGGCGCTGCCCGAGACGATCGATGTGTTCCAGATCGGGGGGTTCTTGCCGATCGAGGCAGAGGATGCGCAAATCTGGCTCGATGTGGTCGGGGAGGTGGCGGCGCGCGGCGCGGTTCTTTCAATCGATCCCAATGTGCGCCCGTCGCTGATTTCCGATTTTGTCGGGTACAAGGAACGGCTCGGCGCGTTTCTCGATCTTGCCCATATCGTCAAGGTCTCCGACGAGGATCTTGCGGCGCTCGATGGGTCGATGAGCATCGAGGCGCATGCAAAAAGTTTGCTGGCCCGGCCCAATGTCGAACTGGTGGTTGTGACGATGGGCGAGCAGGGATCGCGGGCCTTTACGGCATCGGCCGAGGCGAAAGCGCCGATCCATCGGCCGGCGGTGTTCGGGGATACGGTTGGGGCAGGCGACAGTCTGATGGCCGGGGTGCTTGCGGCACTTGCCGACCGCGACGGGTTGGCCGTGGGGCGGCTTGGGGCGCTCGATGGAGAGGCGCTTGGCGAGGTGCTGGCGTTCGGGGCCGTGACGGCGGGGCTCAATTGCGGATTTGTGGGGTGTCATCCGCCGAGCCGGGCCGAGGTCGAGGCTGTATTGAAAAGCGCCTGA
- a CDS encoding MFS transporter has protein sequence MTPFHQILGNNLVANITNFTVWFAITFWIFIETQSVFATGMIAGIYLVFTAAFGFWLGSIVDHNSKRIAMMGSSLVSFLFYVAALVMLLAEPAGAFTDPFGPYLWVFVLLVMLGVIAGNVRSIALPTLVTIMIAEDERDKANGLVGMVTGIGFLTTSVISGFLVAWGGMWLVLILALASTILAFVHLGFLRVNEGRPVPVEGEIQPPRTVDIAGTIAIIAAVPGLFALIFFATFNNFLGGIFMALLDAYGLSLVSVEVWGLLFGVLSTAFIVSGIVISRTGLGKNPLRTLLLVNLITWSVCCVFTLQSSIWLLTAGCFVWMFMAPYAEAAEHTTLQKVVPLERQGRVFGFAQSVEQAASPLTAFLIGPYTQFVVIPFMTDGQGAQTIGGWFGTGPDRGIALVFTVAGLIGVLVTILALNSRPYKRLSAFYAGAPDSTETAEGPKPA, from the coding sequence ATGACCCCCTTTCATCAGATTTTGGGCAACAATCTGGTTGCCAACATCACGAACTTTACGGTGTGGTTCGCGATCACCTTCTGGATCTTTATCGAGACCCAGTCGGTGTTTGCGACCGGCATGATCGCCGGGATCTATCTGGTGTTCACGGCGGCCTTCGGGTTCTGGCTGGGCTCGATCGTCGACCACAATTCCAAGCGCATAGCGATGATGGGATCGAGCCTTGTCTCGTTCCTTTTTTATGTCGCGGCGCTGGTGATGCTGCTGGCCGAACCAGCGGGCGCGTTCACCGATCCGTTCGGCCCCTATCTGTGGGTGTTCGTCCTGCTGGTCATGCTCGGCGTGATCGCGGGCAATGTCCGCTCGATTGCGCTGCCGACGCTGGTGACCATCATGATCGCCGAGGACGAGCGCGACAAGGCGAACGGGCTGGTGGGGATGGTGACCGGCATCGGGTTTTTGACCACTTCGGTGATCTCGGGGTTCCTTGTTGCCTGGGGCGGGATGTGGCTGGTGCTTATCCTGGCGCTGGCGTCCACGATACTGGCGTTCGTTCATCTGGGATTTCTGCGGGTCAATGAAGGCCGCCCGGTGCCAGTCGAGGGGGAAATCCAGCCGCCGCGGACAGTGGATATCGCGGGCACGATAGCGATCATCGCGGCGGTGCCGGGGCTGTTTGCCCTGATCTTTTTCGCCACTTTCAACAATTTCCTCGGCGGCATCTTCATGGCGCTGCTCGATGCCTATGGGCTTTCGCTGGTTTCGGTCGAGGTCTGGGGGCTGCTGTTCGGGGTGCTCTCGACGGCGTTCATCGTTTCGGGGATCGTGATTTCGCGCACGGGGCTGGGCAAAAATCCTCTGCGCACGCTGCTGCTGGTCAACCTTATCACATGGTCGGTGTGCTGCGTTTTCACGCTGCAATCCTCGATCTGGCTTCTGACGGCGGGGTGTTTCGTGTGGATGTTCATGGCGCCCTATGCCGAGGCGGCCGAACACACGACGCTGCAAAAGGTGGTTCCGCTGGAGCGGCAGGGGCGGGTGTTCGGGTTTGCCCAATCGGTTGAACAGGCGGCCTCGCCGCTGACGGCGTTCCTGATCGGGCCCTATACCCAGTTCGTGGTGATCCCGTTCATGACCGACGGGCAGGGCGCGCAAACGATTGGCGGCTGGTTCGGCACCGGTCCGGATCGCGGCATTGCGCTTGTGTTCACGGTAGCGGGGCTGATCGGGGTGCTGGTGACCATCCTGGCGCTCAATTCGCGGCCCTACAAACGGCTTTCGGCCTTTTACGCGGGGGCGCCGGACAGCACGGAAACCGCAGAGGGGCCAAAACCGGCTTAA
- the modB gene encoding molybdate ABC transporter permease subunit, which produces MTLFWEIWPAIRLTLSLAFVTTLILVVIGTPLAWWLARSKSRWTIIVNALIALPLVLPPTVLGFYMLILLGTAGPGGWLAPLWGGRSLAFTFPGLVIGSVLYSLPFVVQPLRNSFAAIGPGPLEAAYSLGLDFRKAFALVILPLARPGYLTAAVLGFSHTVGEFGVVMMIGGNIPGQTKVLSIAIFDYVEQLRWTEAHIIAFAMLVFAFVALALTMSVDRAVSRIQP; this is translated from the coding sequence ATGACACTGTTCTGGGAAATCTGGCCGGCCATCAGGCTCACCCTCTCGCTGGCCTTCGTCACCACCCTCATCCTCGTGGTCATCGGCACGCCCCTTGCCTGGTGGCTGGCCCGCTCGAAATCGCGCTGGACGATCATCGTCAACGCGCTGATCGCCTTGCCGCTCGTTCTGCCGCCAACCGTTCTGGGGTTCTATATGCTCATCCTTTTGGGCACCGCCGGTCCGGGCGGCTGGCTGGCCCCGCTCTGGGGCGGACGCAGCCTCGCCTTCACCTTCCCGGGCCTGGTCATCGGCTCGGTGCTCTATTCGCTGCCCTTCGTCGTCCAGCCGCTGCGCAACAGCTTTGCCGCCATCGGCCCCGGCCCGCTCGAAGCGGCTTATTCCCTCGGCCTCGACTTTCGAAAGGCCTTTGCGCTGGTCATCCTGCCCCTTGCCCGCCCCGGTTATCTCACCGCAGCCGTGCTCGGCTTTTCCCACACGGTGGGCGAATTCGGCGTGGTGATGATGATCGGCGGCAACATTCCAGGCCAGACCAAGGTGCTCTCCATCGCCATTTTCGATTACGTCGAACAGCTTCGCTGGACCGAAGCCCACATCATCGCCTTCGCCATGCTGGTCTTTGCATTCGTGGCGCTGGCCCTGACCATGAGCGTCGACCGGGCGGTGTCCCGCATCCAGCCTTAG
- the modA gene encoding molybdate ABC transporter substrate-binding protein, with protein sequence MLRLPIAALAILAASGPAWAQDARIAVAANFTATAQKLGAAFTAETGSEIAFSFGSTGQLYAQITQGAPFDAFLSADAATPARLLDEGLATEGSGFTYAVGKLVLFSTLPDLVTGPQSLKGNFTHLAIAEPAAAPYGAAAMEVIEALNLTEALAGKLVIGQNISQTYQFVDTANAELGFVALSQVAGRTDGSRWVVEDLHTPITQDAVLLDADNQPAIAFLDFLVTDAARTIIRSDGYGTIEP encoded by the coding sequence TTGCTTCGCCTTCCCATCGCCGCGCTTGCGATCCTCGCCGCATCGGGGCCTGCCTGGGCGCAAGACGCCCGGATCGCCGTCGCCGCCAATTTCACCGCTACAGCCCAAAAACTCGGCGCCGCTTTCACGGCTGAAACCGGCAGCGAAATCGCCTTTTCCTTCGGTTCCACCGGCCAGCTCTACGCCCAGATCACCCAAGGTGCCCCTTTCGATGCGTTCCTCTCGGCCGACGCCGCCACGCCCGCGCGCCTTCTTGACGAAGGCTTGGCCACAGAGGGCAGCGGTTTCACCTACGCGGTGGGCAAGTTGGTCCTGTTTTCCACCCTCCCCGATCTGGTCACCGGCCCGCAAAGCCTGAAGGGAAATTTCACCCACCTCGCCATCGCCGAACCCGCCGCCGCTCCTTATGGCGCTGCCGCAATGGAAGTGATCGAGGCTCTAAATCTCACAGAAGCGCTCGCCGGCAAGCTGGTCATCGGCCAGAATATTTCCCAAACCTACCAGTTCGTCGACACCGCAAATGCTGAACTTGGCTTCGTCGCGCTCTCCCAGGTCGCCGGGCGCACCGATGGGTCACGCTGGGTGGTCGAAGACCTTCACACCCCCATCACCCAGGACGCCGTGCTGCTCGACGCCGACAACCAGCCCGCTATCGCATTCCTCGATTTTCTTGTCACCGACGCCGCCCGAACCATCATCCGATCCGATGGCTACGGGACGATCGAGCCATGA
- a CDS encoding winged helix-turn-helix domain-containing protein, which yields MKRPIPASGLGHLRIVLDENFYIGPGRADLLEGIEKTGSISAAGKAMSMSYKRAWTLVQALNDGAGTPLVETTRGGKAQGGAHLTEAGREVLFRYRAIEQKIRAAIEPDVEAMRTLVRRTPPKP from the coding sequence ATGAAACGGCCCATTCCCGCTTCCGGCCTGGGCCATCTGCGGATCGTGCTCGATGAAAATTTCTACATCGGCCCCGGCCGGGCCGACCTGCTCGAGGGAATCGAAAAAACCGGCTCGATCAGCGCCGCCGGCAAGGCCATGTCCATGAGCTACAAGCGCGCCTGGACCCTGGTTCAGGCGCTCAACGATGGGGCGGGCACCCCGTTGGTCGAAACAACCCGCGGTGGCAAGGCGCAGGGCGGCGCCCATCTCACCGAAGCGGGCCGCGAAGTCCTTTTCCGCTACCGCGCCATCGAACAAAAGATCCGGGCCGCTATCGAACCCGACGTCGAGGCGATGCGCACCCTCGTCCGACGCACGCCCCCAAAACCCTAG
- the eda gene encoding bifunctional 4-hydroxy-2-oxoglutarate aldolase/2-dehydro-3-deoxy-phosphogluconate aldolase, translating to MAQDAATLKSILSVAPVVPVIIHDDVSSARNLAEALVAGGLPNLEITLRTPNALKVIEEMAKVKGAVVGSGTVRRKKDMKASRDAGCQFMVSPGAPLALLEAAEDISIPLLPGIASPTEAMAASLMGYSYLKFFPAEAMGGTPVLKAFASPLPDIMFCPTGGIDIENAKIYLGLSNVICVGGSWVVPADAIAAGDFDRIEALAREAASLAQ from the coding sequence ATGGCCCAGGACGCAGCAACGCTCAAATCCATCCTTTCGGTAGCGCCCGTGGTGCCGGTCATCATCCATGATGATGTCTCGAGCGCCCGCAATCTCGCCGAAGCGCTGGTGGCCGGCGGATTGCCCAACCTCGAAATCACCCTGCGCACGCCCAATGCACTCAAGGTCATCGAAGAGATGGCCAAGGTCAAAGGCGCCGTGGTCGGCTCGGGCACCGTGCGCCGCAAAAAGGATATGAAGGCCTCCCGCGACGCCGGCTGCCAATTCATGGTCTCGCCGGGGGCGCCGCTGGCCCTGCTCGAAGCGGCCGAGGATATCTCGATCCCTCTGCTGCCCGGCATCGCCTCGCCCACCGAAGCTATGGCCGCCTCGCTGATGGGCTATAGCTATCTCAAATTCTTCCCCGCCGAAGCCATGGGCGGCACGCCCGTGCTCAAGGCCTTCGCTTCGCCCCTGCCCGACATCATGTTCTGCCCCACAGGCGGCATCGATATCGAAAATGCGAAAATCTATTTGGGCCTTTCCAACGTCATCTGCGTTGGCGGCTCCTGGGTCGTTCCCGCCGATGCCATCGCCGCCGGCGATTTCGACAGGATCGAGGCGCTTGCCCGCGAAGCGGCCAGCCTCGCCCAATAG
- the nadA gene encoding quinolinate synthase NadA, with amino-acid sequence MIQQINALTPIEEARAVLAADFDLKFSKAIETETRPVFEKVKDRIPEIEWPFYAPLIFQINKLKREKNAVILAHNYQTPQIFYGVADIVGDSLQLAIEATKVEAETIVQCGVHFMAETSKLLNPSKRVLIPDSRAGCSLASSITAEDVLAMRAQYPGVPVVTYVNSSAAVKAVTDVCCTSSNALEIVEAVEGDTVMMIPDQFLAQNTAKKTKKKIVTWAGACEVHETFTADDIAELRAAYPGAKIIAHPECPPEVIDAVDFAGSTSGMIDWVKTQKPPKVVMVTECSMSDNVAAETEGVSFLRGCNICPHMKRINLENILWSLHTGTEEVTIAEELMEPARAAVERMIEFSRPKN; translated from the coding sequence ATGATCCAGCAGATCAACGCCCTGACACCGATCGAAGAGGCGCGCGCCGTTCTGGCCGCCGATTTCGATCTGAAATTTTCCAAGGCAATTGAAACCGAAACGCGTCCGGTTTTCGAGAAGGTCAAGGATCGGATCCCCGAGATCGAATGGCCGTTCTATGCGCCGCTGATATTCCAGATCAATAAACTCAAGCGCGAAAAAAACGCCGTGATCCTGGCGCACAATTACCAGACGCCGCAGATCTTTTACGGTGTCGCCGATATCGTGGGCGACAGCCTGCAACTGGCCATCGAGGCGACCAAGGTCGAGGCCGAAACCATCGTGCAGTGCGGCGTGCACTTCATGGCCGAGACCTCCAAACTGCTCAACCCGTCCAAGCGCGTTCTGATCCCCGACAGCCGGGCGGGATGCTCGCTGGCCTCTTCGATCACGGCCGAGGATGTCCTGGCCATGCGGGCACAATATCCGGGCGTGCCGGTTGTGACTTATGTCAATTCATCGGCGGCGGTGAAAGCTGTGACCGATGTGTGCTGCACCTCGTCCAATGCGCTCGAAATCGTCGAGGCGGTCGAGGGCGATACGGTGATGATGATCCCCGACCAGTTTCTGGCGCAGAACACGGCGAAAAAGACCAAAAAGAAGATCGTCACCTGGGCAGGCGCGTGCGAGGTGCACGAGACCTTTACCGCCGACGATATCGCAGAATTGCGGGCCGCCTATCCGGGCGCCAAGATCATCGCCCATCCCGAATGTCCGCCCGAGGTGATCGATGCCGTCGATTTTGCCGGCTCGACGTCGGGGATGATCGACTGGGTCAAAACGCAAAAGCCGCCCAAGGTGGTGATGGTCACCGAATGCTCGATGAGCGACAATGTGGCGGCCGAGACCGAGGGCGTGTCCTTCCTGCGCGGCTGCAACATCTGTCCGCACATGAAACGCATCAACCTGGAAAACATCCTGTGGAGCCTGCACACTGGCACCGAGGAAGTGACGATTGCCGAGGAGCTGATGGAGCCGGCGCGGGCGGCGGTCGAGCGGATGATCGAATTTTCGCGGCCGAAGAACTAG
- a CDS encoding L-aspartate oxidase: protein MDIFDNVFNAEGVVIVGAGLAGLFCALKLAPRPVTVLSPMPLGSGASSAWAQGGVAAAVGAGDSAQAHAADTEMAGAGIVDHGVAESVTGEAAARIEDLARWGTPFDRDGLGQFILSREAAHSANRVVRVSGDRAGHAIMQAIIAKVRATPSIRVVEGITAVDLAHADGRIVGVFCRRLGDRYVEPVFIRARATVLAAGGLGGLYAVTTNPPSVRGHAMGMAARAGAVIADPEFVQFHPTAILTGRDPAPLATEALRGEGAILVNDLGERFMADIHPDAELAPRDIVARANFRQIKAGRDVFLDTRAALGEKILTAYPTVADYCRMAGIDPVAEPIPVTPAAHYHMGGVKVDEDGRSSLPGLWVCGEASCTGLHGANRLASNSLLEAIVYGARIAEDISGLEPQRRPLPDFAGIAWDAEKGARAEEVLRNLRAVKDLRAIMSNDVGVERDAAGLKRALRGLLELENTALEVTRAYLNMVTSATLVAAAALKRTESRGGHFRTDFPQTGDGWQVHTEMTLAEARAIRAEA from the coding sequence TTGGACATCTTCGACAACGTCTTTAACGCAGAAGGCGTGGTGATTGTGGGGGCGGGGCTGGCGGGGCTGTTTTGTGCGCTCAAGCTGGCGCCGCGGCCAGTGACCGTGCTTTCGCCCATGCCACTGGGTTCCGGGGCGTCTTCTGCCTGGGCTCAGGGCGGGGTGGCGGCGGCGGTCGGTGCGGGCGATAGCGCGCAGGCCCATGCAGCCGATACCGAAATGGCAGGGGCGGGGATCGTCGATCACGGGGTTGCCGAATCGGTGACCGGGGAGGCGGCGGCGCGGATCGAGGATCTGGCGCGTTGGGGCACCCCGTTCGATCGCGATGGATTGGGGCAGTTCATCTTGTCGCGCGAAGCTGCCCATTCGGCCAACCGGGTGGTGCGGGTATCGGGGGACCGCGCCGGGCACGCCATCATGCAGGCGATCATCGCCAAGGTGAGGGCCACGCCCTCGATACGGGTCGTCGAGGGGATTACCGCCGTCGATCTGGCCCATGCGGACGGGCGGATCGTCGGGGTGTTCTGCAGGCGGCTGGGGGATCGCTATGTGGAACCTGTGTTCATCCGGGCGCGGGCCACGGTTCTGGCGGCAGGCGGTCTGGGCGGGCTCTATGCGGTGACCACAAACCCGCCCTCGGTGCGGGGGCACGCCATGGGCATGGCGGCGCGGGCCGGGGCGGTGATTGCCGATCCCGAATTCGTCCAGTTTCATCCGACGGCGATTTTGACCGGGCGCGATCCGGCGCCGCTGGCGACCGAGGCGTTGCGGGGGGAGGGAGCGATCCTGGTCAACGATTTAGGCGAGCGGTTCATGGCCGATATCCATCCCGACGCCGAACTGGCGCCGCGCGATATCGTGGCGCGCGCCAATTTCCGGCAGATCAAGGCAGGGCGGGACGTGTTTCTCGATACGCGGGCGGCGCTGGGGGAAAAAATTCTCACGGCCTATCCCACGGTCGCCGACTATTGCCGCATGGCGGGGATCGATCCGGTTGCCGAGCCGATCCCGGTGACACCGGCGGCCCATTATCACATGGGCGGGGTCAAGGTGGACGAGGATGGACGGTCTTCGCTTCCCGGGCTCTGGGTGTGCGGGGAGGCGTCGTGCACGGGGTTGCACGGGGCAAACCGGCTGGCGTCGAACTCGCTGCTCGAAGCGATCGTTTATGGTGCGCGGATTGCCGAGGACATCTCGGGACTGGAGCCGCAGCGGCGACCGCTGCCCGATTTTGCCGGCATCGCCTGGGATGCCGAAAAGGGCGCGCGGGCCGAGGAGGTGTTGCGCAACCTCAGGGCGGTCAAGGATCTGCGGGCCATCATGAGTAATGATGTGGGGGTGGAGCGCGATGCGGCCGGGCTCAAACGGGCGCTGCGCGGGCTTTTGGAGCTTGAGAACACCGCGCTGGAAGTCACCCGCGCCTATCTCAACATGGTGACGTCGGCGACATTGGTCGCGGCGGCGGCGCTCAAACGCACCGAGAGCCGTGGCGGGCATTTTCGCACCGATTTTCCGCAAACCGGCGATGGATGGCAGGTGCATACCGAAATGACGCTGGCCGAGGCGCGGGCGATCAGGGCCGAGGCGTGA
- a CDS encoding DUF2277 domain-containing protein codes for MCRNIKPLFNFEPPATRNEMHDAALQFVRKISGTTRPSKVNEAAFHEAVEEIEKSVRKLLATMDTNAPPKNREIVAAKARERASERYARPA; via the coding sequence ATGTGCCGCAACATCAAGCCGCTGTTCAATTTCGAGCCGCCCGCCACAAGAAACGAGATGCACGACGCCGCGCTTCAGTTCGTGCGCAAGATTTCCGGCACCACCCGGCCGTCGAAGGTCAACGAAGCCGCCTTCCATGAAGCAGTCGAAGAGATCGAGAAATCCGTGCGCAAGCTGCTCGCTACCATGGACACCAACGCCCCGCCCAAAAACCGCGAGATCGTTGCCGCCAAGGCCCGCGAGCGGGCAAGCGAGCGCTATGCGCGCCCTGCCTGA
- a CDS encoding helix-turn-helix domain-containing protein: MRVRRSGCPINLTLENFGDRWSLIILRDAMFGGRRRSFRSFLSESTEGIASNILSDRLQRLTTNGMLTRASDPGHKQRILYSLTESAIELVPLMAFMGSWGIRHALPSFELSQRARVLEEGGPQLWAEFMAELRHIHLGSPAPEFSALAKMQAAYEAAISA; encoded by the coding sequence ATGAGAGTTCGACGCTCAGGATGCCCAATCAACCTCACCCTCGAAAACTTCGGTGATCGGTGGAGCCTTATCATTCTGCGTGATGCTATGTTTGGCGGTCGCCGCCGGAGCTTCCGATCATTTCTGAGCGAAAGTACGGAAGGCATTGCGTCCAACATTCTGTCCGACCGCTTGCAGCGTCTCACTACCAATGGAATGCTCACACGCGCTTCTGATCCCGGCCACAAGCAGAGAATTCTCTATAGCTTGACTGAAAGCGCGATCGAACTGGTGCCCCTGATGGCCTTCATGGGAAGCTGGGGGATAAGACACGCACTTCCTTCATTCGAGCTTTCACAACGGGCACGCGTTCTGGAGGAGGGTGGCCCTCAGCTTTGGGCAGAGTTCATGGCCGAGTTGCGGCACATCCATCTGGGTTCGCCTGCGCCTGAGTTTTCCGCTCTGGCGAAGATGCAGGCAGCATATGAGGCCGCGATTTCCGCTTAG
- a CDS encoding dihydrofolate reductase family protein — MAKLFFGMNQSLDGYVDHDRMTPPSPKLFRHFVDQTDSLAGSLYGRHLYGLMSYWDQDQPGWDADHHAFAKAWRKAPKWVVSSTLQTVGRNATILGPDLEAEVRRLKAEAQGEIEVGGPKLAQRLTDLGLIDEYRIYLHPEVLGHGTPFFAAARPPLRLAGSEQIDDHVIRLSYIP; from the coding sequence ATGGCCAAGCTTTTCTTTGGAATGAACCAGTCGCTGGACGGCTACGTGGACCATGATCGGATGACGCCGCCTAGTCCCAAGCTGTTTCGTCACTTCGTTGACCAGACGGACAGCCTTGCCGGCAGCCTTTATGGCCGCCATCTTTATGGGCTCATGAGCTATTGGGACCAAGACCAACCAGGCTGGGATGCCGATCATCATGCCTTTGCGAAAGCATGGCGCAAAGCGCCTAAATGGGTGGTGTCTAGCACGCTGCAAACTGTCGGGCGCAATGCCACGATCCTCGGTCCCGACCTCGAAGCGGAAGTGCGCCGGTTGAAGGCTGAGGCGCAAGGAGAGATCGAAGTTGGCGGACCCAAGCTTGCGCAACGCCTGACCGATTTGGGTCTGATCGATGAATACCGGATTTACCTCCACCCAGAGGTACTAGGACACGGCACCCCATTTTTCGCTGCCGCCCGACCCCCCCTGCGCCTGGCCGGCAGTGAGCAGATTGATGACCATGTAATCCGGCTTAGCTACATCCCCTAA